In the genome of Nocardia terpenica, one region contains:
- a CDS encoding carbohydrate ABC transporter permease codes for MYERVIARRALRGLLVYLALVVMAWCTLLPVLWALAGSLKKQGEITGTGVLPAHPQWSNYRLVFEFVPFGRMFLNTILYAGLVTAGQVFFCSLAGYAFARLPFKGRDVVFLAYLGTLMVPLTVTVIPQFILMRTFGWVDTPWAMIVPGLFGSAFGTYLMRQFFLTLPAELEEAAILDGCSVWQTYWRVLLPHTRSAVMVLAVLTWVTVWNDFLWPLIMIQHNSISTLNLGLFWMEGQYTANWPVFMAAALLMLAPMLVVYAFAQQAFVRGIATSGLAGR; via the coding sequence CTGTACGAGCGGGTGATCGCCCGACGCGCGCTGCGCGGACTGCTGGTCTACCTCGCGCTGGTGGTCATGGCGTGGTGCACGCTGCTGCCCGTGCTGTGGGCGCTGGCGGGTTCGCTGAAGAAGCAGGGCGAGATCACCGGCACGGGCGTGCTTCCGGCGCATCCCCAATGGTCGAACTATCGGCTGGTGTTCGAATTCGTGCCGTTCGGGCGCATGTTCCTGAACACGATCCTGTATGCCGGATTGGTCACCGCGGGGCAGGTGTTCTTCTGCTCGCTGGCGGGATACGCGTTCGCGCGCTTGCCTTTCAAGGGTCGCGACGTGGTGTTCCTGGCGTACCTGGGCACGCTCATGGTGCCGCTCACCGTCACCGTGATTCCGCAGTTCATCCTCATGCGCACCTTCGGCTGGGTGGACACCCCGTGGGCGATGATCGTGCCGGGACTGTTCGGCAGCGCGTTCGGCACCTACCTGATGCGGCAGTTCTTCCTCACCCTCCCAGCCGAATTGGAGGAGGCGGCGATTCTCGACGGCTGCTCCGTCTGGCAGACGTATTGGCGAGTCCTGTTGCCGCACACCAGGTCTGCGGTCATGGTGCTCGCGGTGCTGACCTGGGTGACGGTGTGGAACGACTTCCTGTGGCCGCTGATCATGATTCAGCACAACAGCATCTCCACCCTGAATCTGGGCCTGTTCTGGATGGAGGGCCAGTACACCGCGAACTGGCCGGTGTTCATGGCCGCCGCCCTGCTGATGCTGGCGCCGATGCTCGTGGTGTACGCGTTCGCGCAG
- a CDS encoding carbohydrate ABC transporter permease: MSTAAPAENHRRGRQRSALVRRKAAAGRTFIAPNLLAVLVFLIFPLLFSLYLSFNHWNMFSPPKFVGAANYRRLFAQDPLFYIALRNTVLFTVGTLVPTVVISLAVAAALNEKLKGIAVFRSVMFMPLVASTAAMAIVWGFMFNTQGGLFNRVLGWFGLGPVQWLIDPKWALVSLCLVSIWKSVPFAAAVLLAAMQGVPEDLHEAARIDGAGGFRRFRSITLPLIRPALGFVFVISIINSFQAFDQAYVLTGTNGGPETGTFIFGIMMFQNAFQFDDLGYACALAWVVFAILLTLTYLQLRWGRARSEEV, from the coding sequence ATGAGCACCGCCGCGCCCGCCGAGAACCACCGCCGAGGTCGGCAACGGTCGGCGCTGGTGCGGCGCAAGGCCGCCGCCGGGCGGACGTTCATCGCCCCGAATCTGCTTGCGGTGCTGGTGTTCCTGATCTTCCCGCTGCTGTTCTCGCTGTACCTCAGCTTCAATCACTGGAATATGTTCAGCCCGCCGAAATTCGTCGGGGCGGCGAACTATCGGCGGTTGTTCGCCCAGGATCCGCTGTTCTACATCGCGCTGCGCAATACCGTGCTCTTCACCGTCGGCACGCTGGTCCCGACGGTCGTCATCAGCCTGGCGGTGGCGGCGGCGCTGAACGAGAAACTCAAGGGAATCGCGGTGTTTCGCAGCGTCATGTTCATGCCGCTGGTCGCGTCCACCGCCGCCATGGCCATCGTGTGGGGCTTCATGTTCAACACCCAGGGCGGGCTGTTCAACCGGGTGCTGGGCTGGTTCGGCCTCGGCCCGGTGCAGTGGCTGATCGACCCGAAGTGGGCGCTGGTCTCCCTGTGCCTGGTAAGCATCTGGAAGAGCGTGCCTTTCGCCGCGGCGGTGCTGCTGGCGGCCATGCAGGGCGTGCCGGAGGATCTGCACGAGGCCGCGCGCATCGACGGGGCCGGCGGGTTCCGGCGGTTCCGGTCCATCACGCTGCCGTTGATCCGGCCCGCGCTGGGCTTCGTGTTCGTCATCTCGATCATCAACTCGTTCCAGGCCTTCGATCAGGCGTACGTGCTGACCGGGACGAACGGCGGGCCGGAGACCGGCACCTTCATCTTCGGAATCATGATGTTCCAGAACGCTTTCCAGTTCGACGATCTCGGCTACGCCTGCGCCCTGGCCTGGGTGGTGTTCGCGATCCTGCTCACGCTGACCTATCTGCAATTGCGGTGGGGGCGTGCGAGATCCGAGGAGGTGTGA
- a CDS encoding ABC transporter substrate-binding protein: MLNRRALLGGAAALGASLALPGLSACGSDPNALTFFFQAAPNEAKVRMQIIEAFGRLHPEIKIQVQMSGPDPQQQILTYCAGGKCPDVLMQWESYSRFAELGVLYDLNRMLDKDPAYAARLHADSTPNLLETFQFRGGQYVLPEQWAGIFLYYNRKLFEEAGLKPPPGSWEHAWTFAEFLDAATALTKRDAAGSTTQWGFADAWPVPRWSAAIFGMNNGAPWFTPPIDPTHTNIDDDRFIEGFQFYADLSVKHRVAPLSADLQTISASMSALDLFTQGKAAMVLTGHWQYGGFVAAPDLDFDVTVLPVGPHGQGAKSDIGTTGLAIAAASPKKDLAWEFVKFATGPEGQQAVAASGLFVPALKSVRNSPDFAKAHTRIRNLEVLTGGPENSNHLPVSPMWPQVDAAFIRYSDRVLRGGAQASFFKQGPADELNRLLRGSV; encoded by the coding sequence ATGTTGAACCGGCGTGCGCTGCTGGGTGGCGCCGCCGCGCTGGGGGCGTCGCTGGCGCTTCCGGGCCTCAGCGCCTGTGGGAGCGATCCTAATGCACTGACATTCTTCTTCCAGGCCGCGCCGAACGAGGCGAAGGTGCGGATGCAGATCATCGAGGCGTTCGGGCGGCTGCACCCGGAGATCAAGATTCAGGTGCAGATGTCGGGGCCCGACCCGCAGCAGCAGATCCTCACCTACTGCGCCGGGGGCAAGTGCCCGGACGTACTGATGCAGTGGGAGTCGTATTCGCGGTTCGCCGAACTGGGTGTGCTGTACGACCTCAACAGGATGCTGGACAAAGATCCGGCCTACGCCGCGCGACTGCACGCCGACAGCACCCCGAATCTGTTGGAGACCTTCCAGTTCCGGGGTGGGCAGTATGTCCTGCCCGAGCAGTGGGCGGGAATCTTCCTGTACTACAACAGGAAACTGTTCGAAGAGGCGGGCCTGAAGCCGCCGCCCGGATCCTGGGAGCATGCCTGGACCTTCGCCGAATTCCTGGACGCCGCAACGGCTCTCACCAAGCGGGATGCCGCCGGGAGCACCACGCAGTGGGGGTTCGCCGACGCGTGGCCGGTGCCGCGCTGGTCGGCGGCGATCTTCGGGATGAACAACGGCGCACCGTGGTTCACGCCGCCGATCGACCCGACGCACACCAATATCGACGACGACCGATTCATCGAGGGCTTCCAGTTCTACGCCGACCTGTCGGTGAAGCACCGCGTCGCGCCGCTGTCGGCCGACCTGCAGACGATCTCGGCCTCCATGTCGGCGCTGGACCTGTTCACGCAGGGCAAGGCGGCGATGGTGCTGACCGGGCACTGGCAGTACGGCGGCTTCGTCGCCGCCCCCGACCTGGATTTCGATGTCACCGTGCTGCCGGTCGGGCCGCACGGGCAGGGCGCGAAATCCGATATCGGCACCACCGGTCTCGCCATCGCGGCCGCGAGCCCGAAGAAGGATCTGGCCTGGGAGTTCGTCAAGTTCGCGACCGGCCCGGAGGGGCAGCAGGCCGTCGCCGCCTCGGGCCTGTTCGTACCGGCGTTGAAGTCGGTGCGTAACTCTCCTGATTTTGCCAAGGCGCACACCAGAATTCGCAATCTCGAGGTGCTCACCGGTGGGCCGGAAAACTCCAATCACCTTCCGGTGAGCCCGATGTGGCCGCAGGTCGACGCGGCCTTCATCCGCTACTCCGACCGCGTGCTGCGCGGCGGCGCGCAGGCGTCCTTCTTCAAGCAGGGCCCGGCCGACGAGCTCAATCGCCTGCTGCGGGGGTCGGTATGA
- a CDS encoding DUF4913 domain-containing protein, whose amino-acid sequence MNDSAASDRVYDSVVEFVENYLSLVYRRDIVAGRTAWCRDWWKHAEAVIRLEALWRAWEYLRGDSRLGMSTWLLDHADPQMAALLDPHGPFEFCTIEQHSDALRPLPLTSPAPGIFGGAPRDDQS is encoded by the coding sequence ATGAACGACTCCGCGGCCTCGGACCGGGTCTATGACTCGGTTGTCGAATTCGTCGAGAACTATCTCAGCCTCGTGTATCGGCGCGACATCGTGGCGGGGCGCACGGCCTGGTGCCGGGACTGGTGGAAGCACGCGGAGGCGGTCATTCGGCTCGAGGCGCTGTGGCGGGCGTGGGAGTACCTGCGGGGCGACAGCAGGCTCGGAATGAGCACGTGGCTACTCGATCATGCCGACCCGCAGATGGCGGCGCTGCTCGACCCGCACGGGCCGTTCGAATTCTGCACGATCGAACAGCACAGCGACGCATTGCGACCGCTGCCGCTGACCAGCCCCGCGCCCGGGATATTCGGCGGCGCTCCGAGGGATGACCAGTCATGA
- a CDS encoding TPR repeat region-containing protein, with protein MDAVVKVDGTYWEGKAAIAAHDRATGDYKTIQTLSDKLTALANQLRQGHGAINEPLQRARGYLSECEHNGWSVTPMLTVIGSGEVQKLADMNRDLHEAAQSALNADIALQDALNGAKKDLAIAFTSAAALGADQAKADGQHLVSDPTHMTEAEIQRLIDAGRLTPEQIAALHSGGTATIPAAQMEYLNQISRSLDGNSPQEIQQIMDKLPPDAQRGLANSLQLISTSTVTAGVTGDPKIPEHGGENLLPKKMRESLDRTDLTKTTWSTSGGPIASKYIELNGVADNQAIAKIAGSADPNLRAGSELDKKVLDVGAKYLQAQTEWEQTPDNKLVGFTVDGRGADPGSKITDDMFKAVGDDKAAVQHLVVGSDGKPNAQFFHDALTHQWKDHGDAVSSLFKFSDQNVTPIDSQRQASIMSAFGQFAAGDNAPSHIAGGDDKWKLYDIPGTDHKNVGQLNPNLVRALSVGMSPYVNDLINPGNPSLDGFNVGDGSGRSWTDPGGNNTFTGSKNIFALMDTDKAAGDNLNARALEESFERQALVGHNPNDPQARNYLLNAGQLQGLVDAGLRDEISSEVTDNNQVAQDVYNRKKLIYDTVKTAIGTSVPIGDGDDKITLKLPGSDGVSKMLGLGGDPLKDAIIGPAPTAGNNDIGLNPPNFDRQAYNVLANADVPENLRQQYPRLFNADGSLRSWPDINSTPYNARETGGSSPNEDITALFNQLGRPNDGHQTAMKDGYDIVTGDHRQGDDRPTRK; from the coding sequence GTGGACGCCGTGGTGAAGGTGGACGGCACCTATTGGGAGGGCAAGGCGGCGATCGCCGCACACGACCGAGCCACCGGTGACTACAAGACGATCCAGACACTGTCCGACAAGCTGACGGCGCTCGCGAATCAGCTGCGGCAGGGGCACGGAGCCATCAACGAGCCGCTTCAGCGTGCCCGGGGCTACCTGTCCGAGTGTGAGCACAACGGCTGGTCGGTGACGCCGATGCTGACGGTGATCGGCAGCGGTGAGGTGCAGAAGCTGGCCGACATGAACCGCGATCTGCACGAGGCCGCCCAATCGGCGTTGAATGCCGATATCGCGCTGCAGGATGCGTTGAACGGTGCGAAGAAGGATCTGGCGATCGCATTCACCTCGGCGGCCGCGCTCGGTGCGGATCAGGCCAAAGCCGATGGGCAGCACCTGGTTTCGGACCCCACCCATATGACCGAGGCGGAAATTCAGCGCCTGATCGACGCCGGTCGGCTGACACCGGAGCAGATCGCGGCCCTGCACAGCGGTGGCACGGCGACCATCCCCGCGGCGCAGATGGAGTACCTGAACCAGATCAGCCGGTCCCTGGATGGTAATAGCCCCCAGGAGATTCAGCAGATCATGGACAAGCTGCCGCCGGACGCGCAACGCGGACTTGCCAATTCGCTACAGCTGATCTCCACCAGCACCGTAACCGCCGGTGTGACAGGCGATCCGAAGATTCCGGAGCACGGCGGCGAGAACCTGCTGCCGAAGAAGATGCGCGAGTCGCTGGATCGAACGGATCTGACCAAGACCACCTGGAGCACGAGCGGCGGCCCCATCGCCAGCAAGTACATCGAGCTCAACGGGGTGGCCGACAACCAGGCGATCGCGAAGATCGCCGGTTCCGCCGACCCGAACCTGCGTGCCGGTAGCGAACTCGACAAGAAGGTCCTCGACGTCGGCGCGAAATACCTGCAGGCGCAGACGGAATGGGAGCAGACGCCGGACAACAAGCTCGTCGGCTTCACCGTCGACGGTCGCGGGGCGGACCCGGGCAGCAAGATCACCGACGATATGTTCAAGGCCGTCGGCGACGACAAGGCCGCCGTGCAACATTTGGTGGTCGGCAGCGACGGCAAGCCGAACGCGCAGTTCTTCCACGATGCGCTGACGCATCAGTGGAAGGATCACGGTGACGCCGTGTCCTCACTGTTCAAATTCAGCGATCAGAATGTGACGCCGATCGATTCCCAGCGCCAAGCCTCGATCATGAGTGCCTTCGGCCAGTTCGCCGCCGGTGACAACGCCCCGAGCCATATTGCGGGCGGGGACGACAAGTGGAAGCTGTACGACATTCCGGGTACCGATCACAAGAATGTGGGGCAGCTCAACCCGAATCTGGTTCGGGCGCTGTCGGTCGGCATGAGCCCGTATGTCAATGATCTGATCAATCCGGGCAACCCCTCGCTCGACGGCTTCAATGTCGGCGACGGCTCGGGCCGCAGCTGGACCGATCCCGGCGGCAACAATACGTTCACGGGCTCGAAGAATATTTTCGCGCTGATGGATACCGACAAGGCGGCGGGGGACAATCTCAATGCTCGTGCCCTGGAGGAGTCCTTCGAACGCCAGGCCCTGGTCGGGCACAATCCGAACGACCCGCAGGCCAGAAACTATCTGCTGAACGCCGGTCAGCTACAGGGGCTGGTCGATGCCGGGCTGCGGGACGAGATCAGTTCCGAGGTGACGGACAATAATCAGGTGGCGCAGGACGTCTACAATCGGAAGAAGCTGATCTACGACACGGTCAAGACCGCGATCGGCACCAGCGTTCCGATCGGGGACGGCGATGACAAGATCACACTGAAACTGCCCGGCAGCGACGGTGTTTCGAAGATGCTCGGCCTCGGTGGCGATCCACTCAAGGACGCGATCATCGGTCCCGCTCCAACTGCCGGGAACAATGATATCGGGCTGAATCCCCCGAATTTCGATCGCCAGGCGTACAACGTTCTGGCGAATGCGGATGTGCCGGAGAACCTTCGGCAACAGTATCCGCGGCTGTTCAATGCTGATGGCAGCCTGAGATCCTGGCCGGACATCAACTCGACTCCGTATAACGCTCGCGAGACGGGCGGCTCGAGCCCGAATGAAGACATCACTGCGCTCTTCAATCAGCTCGGCCGACCGAATGACGGACATCAGACGGCAATGAAGGACGGATACGACATCGTGACGGGTGATCACCGGCAGGGCGACGATCGGCCCACTCGAAAATGA
- a CDS encoding alpha/beta hydrolase, with amino-acid sequence MRDIDGALMRHSGLRLPATAPAGAVLALVWLLLFASPGVAAPGQWVDPAAEARNLLIWSETTKDLVGKLGTGYPARLAAATVDYQRRRLEALRADPERQPNPNSCTLVLTCPIDPEVGIDRWRASGGLAEPVLFTSRSGATLSGTVWATADGPARRPGVVFANGSIVGFEQAYWFLAQALARAGYVVLTYDPQGEGMSDQFGEAPDQLEDAFAGTPLLGFVGPQSLTGALLNGTNRPVGDGLGLGGNGLPFYDGQIDALDFFLSAPDRPYLPRPSRSTGTNHSAKQQRRAAAGTARGYNPLWKLVDDSEIGLAGHSYGAQAASWNGQADHRVRAIVALDSLCLPGPPQDEMLAFATAPVNNILGVQLPALYGFPDRCFGSPNEPPPALTTPALHMTGDYLLAPVPYAQAPDPESKSHASQAYSKAGVDSAAIVLRGGNHIDFADSVGLIPSSLRGRDMATWYTTAWFDKYLRHSPTADAELTDPPWRNDSATAAVDPSGDANAYSYHYLSRLDITRADGTRYRCEDLRAGCA; translated from the coding sequence ATGCGGGACATCGATGGCGCACTCATGCGGCACAGCGGATTACGACTGCCCGCAACCGCACCGGCCGGTGCGGTGCTCGCGCTGGTGTGGCTGCTGCTGTTCGCCTCGCCGGGCGTCGCCGCCCCCGGGCAGTGGGTGGATCCCGCCGCCGAGGCACGTAACCTGCTGATCTGGTCGGAGACCACGAAGGACCTGGTCGGCAAGCTCGGCACCGGATATCCGGCGCGGCTCGCGGCGGCCACCGTCGACTATCAGCGACGCCGCCTCGAGGCGCTACGGGCCGACCCTGAGCGCCAACCGAATCCGAACTCGTGCACGCTCGTACTGACCTGCCCGATCGATCCCGAGGTCGGCATCGATCGCTGGCGGGCATCCGGTGGACTGGCGGAACCGGTGCTGTTCACCTCCCGCTCCGGGGCCACCCTGTCCGGCACCGTATGGGCCACGGCGGATGGTCCGGCGCGGCGGCCCGGAGTGGTGTTCGCCAACGGATCCATCGTCGGCTTCGAACAGGCGTACTGGTTCCTGGCGCAGGCCCTGGCCCGCGCCGGATACGTGGTGCTCACCTACGATCCGCAGGGCGAAGGGATGTCGGATCAGTTCGGCGAGGCCCCCGACCAGCTCGAGGACGCCTTCGCGGGCACACCGCTGCTCGGCTTCGTCGGCCCGCAGAGCCTGACCGGGGCCCTGCTCAACGGCACCAACCGCCCCGTCGGAGACGGACTCGGCTTGGGCGGCAACGGATTACCGTTCTACGACGGCCAGATCGACGCGCTCGACTTCTTCCTGTCGGCTCCGGATCGACCCTATCTGCCGCGGCCGAGTCGCAGCACCGGTACGAATCATTCGGCCAAACAGCAGCGCCGGGCGGCAGCGGGCACGGCGCGCGGATACAACCCGCTGTGGAAGCTGGTGGACGACAGCGAGATCGGGTTGGCGGGCCATTCCTACGGCGCGCAGGCGGCCAGCTGGAACGGCCAGGCCGATCACCGGGTCCGCGCTATCGTCGCCCTCGACAGCCTGTGCCTGCCCGGACCGCCGCAGGACGAAATGCTCGCGTTCGCAACGGCTCCGGTCAACAATATCCTCGGCGTGCAGCTCCCGGCCCTGTACGGGTTCCCCGACCGGTGCTTCGGCTCACCGAACGAGCCGCCCCCCGCGCTCACCACACCGGCCCTGCACATGACGGGCGACTATCTCCTCGCCCCGGTCCCCTACGCGCAGGCCCCCGACCCGGAGAGCAAATCCCATGCATCCCAGGCTTATTCGAAGGCGGGTGTCGATTCCGCCGCCATCGTGCTGCGCGGCGGAAACCACATCGACTTCGCGGACAGCGTGGGCCTGATCCCCTCGTCACTGCGGGGACGCGATATGGCCACCTGGTACACCACCGCGTGGTTCGACAAGTATCTGCGCCACAGCCCCACGGCCGACGCCGAATTGACCGATCCGCCCTGGCGTAACGACTCCGCCACCGCGGCGGTCGACCCGTCCGGCGACGCGAATGCGTACTCCTACCATTATCTTTCGCGCCTGGACATCACCCGCGCCGACGGAACTCGGTACCGCTGCGAGGATCTGCGCGCGGGCTGCGCTTGA
- a CDS encoding VOC family protein, with the protein MTARFNHTIIAAKDRTESAAFFRDIFELAEAPSWGVFTNLLCEDGVLLQFAEPPIDFPMQHYAFLVDDDQFDRAYARLVERGIDHWADPHSQKPGQINTGHGGRGVYFFDPAGHGLEMITRPYL; encoded by the coding sequence ATGACCGCACGGTTCAACCACACGATCATTGCCGCCAAGGACCGCACCGAGTCCGCCGCGTTCTTCCGCGACATCTTCGAACTCGCGGAGGCGCCCTCGTGGGGCGTGTTCACCAACCTGCTCTGCGAGGACGGGGTGCTGCTCCAGTTCGCGGAGCCGCCGATCGATTTCCCCATGCAGCACTACGCATTCCTGGTCGACGACGACCAGTTCGACCGGGCGTATGCGCGCCTGGTGGAACGCGGGATCGACCATTGGGCCGACCCGCACTCCCAGAAGCCGGGACAGATCAATACCGGACACGGCGGCCGGGGCGTCTACTTCTTCGACCCCGCCGGACACGGGCTCGAGATGATCACGCGCCCATACCTGTAA
- the gyrB gene encoding DNA topoisomerase (ATP-hydrolyzing) subunit B, protein MARDYGAANITVLEGLDAVRKRPGMYIGSTGERGLHHLIWEVVDNSVDEAMGGHATRITVRLLADGGVEVADDGRAIPVEMHALGVPTVEVVMTQLHAGGKFDSETYAVAGGLHGVGVSVVNALSARIELEIDRDGYHWTQNYVYAKPEKLLRGEPTRRTGNLTRFWPDPEIFETTTFDFEIVARRLQEQAFLNKGLTIVLTDERDGLDDESRSLTYHYPGGLIDFVGHLNRSKQPIHNSVIAFSGKDSRHRMEVAMQWNSGYSESVHTFANVINTHEGGTHEEGFRAALTSVVNRYARDKKLLRDKDGNLTGDDIREGLTAIVSVSLPDPQFEGQTKTKLGNTDVRSFVQRTCNENLMHWLEANPADAKIIVQKAASSAQARVAARKARELVRRKTSNDLGGLPGKLADCRAKDPRLSEIYIVEGDSAGGSAKSGRDSMYQAILPIRGKIINVEKARIDRVLKNNEVQSIITAFGTGIHDEFDIAKLRYHKIILMADADVDGQHITTLLLTLLFRFMRPLVEHGHVYLSCPPLYKLKWQRSEPEFAYSDRERDALLEQGQAAGKKINKDDGVQRYKGLGEMNPKELWETTMDPETRLLRLVTLDDAAAADELFSILMGEDVEARRSFITRNAKDVRFLDL, encoded by the coding sequence ATGGCTCGCGACTACGGTGCCGCCAACATCACGGTCCTCGAGGGCCTGGACGCGGTCCGCAAGCGCCCCGGCATGTACATCGGCTCCACCGGCGAACGCGGCCTGCACCACCTGATCTGGGAGGTCGTGGACAACTCCGTCGACGAGGCGATGGGCGGTCACGCCACCCGCATCACCGTCCGGCTACTGGCCGACGGCGGCGTCGAGGTGGCCGACGACGGCCGGGCGATCCCGGTGGAGATGCATGCCCTGGGGGTCCCGACGGTCGAGGTCGTCATGACCCAACTGCACGCGGGCGGCAAGTTCGACTCCGAAACCTATGCCGTGGCAGGCGGTTTGCACGGCGTCGGCGTCTCGGTGGTCAATGCGCTGTCCGCTCGCATCGAGCTGGAGATCGACCGGGACGGGTATCACTGGACACAGAACTACGTCTATGCGAAGCCGGAAAAACTGCTGCGCGGAGAACCGACGCGGCGCACCGGCAATCTGACCCGGTTCTGGCCGGATCCGGAGATCTTCGAAACCACGACCTTCGATTTCGAGATCGTGGCGCGCCGGTTGCAGGAGCAGGCATTCCTCAACAAGGGGCTCACCATCGTCCTCACCGACGAGCGCGACGGGCTCGACGACGAAAGCAGGTCCCTGACCTATCACTACCCGGGCGGCCTGATCGATTTCGTCGGGCACCTCAACCGGTCGAAGCAGCCCATCCACAATTCCGTTATCGCGTTCTCCGGCAAGGACTCTCGGCACCGGATGGAGGTGGCGATGCAGTGGAACTCGGGGTACTCCGAGTCCGTGCACACCTTCGCCAATGTGATCAATACGCACGAGGGCGGCACCCACGAGGAGGGGTTCCGGGCGGCACTGACCTCGGTGGTCAACAGGTACGCCAGAGACAAGAAGCTGCTCAGGGACAAGGACGGCAACCTCACCGGCGACGACATCCGCGAGGGACTCACCGCGATCGTCAGCGTCAGTCTGCCCGATCCTCAGTTCGAGGGACAGACGAAAACCAAACTCGGTAATACCGATGTGCGATCCTTCGTACAGCGCACCTGCAACGAGAATCTTATGCACTGGTTGGAGGCGAACCCCGCCGACGCCAAAATCATTGTGCAGAAGGCCGCCTCGTCGGCGCAAGCGCGCGTCGCGGCGCGCAAGGCGCGGGAATTGGTGCGCCGCAAGACTTCCAACGACCTCGGCGGCCTCCCCGGCAAGTTGGCCGACTGCCGTGCCAAGGATCCGCGGCTGTCGGAGATCTACATCGTGGAGGGCGACTCCGCCGGCGGCTCGGCCAAATCCGGCCGCGACTCCATGTACCAGGCCATCCTCCCCATCCGCGGCAAAATCATCAACGTCGAGAAGGCCCGCATCGACCGCGTCCTCAAAAACAACGAGGTCCAATCCATCATCACCGCCTTCGGCACCGGCATCCACGACGAATTCGACATCGCCAAACTCCGCTACCACAAGATCATCCTCATGGCCGACGCCGACGTCGACGGCCAACACATCACCACCCTGCTTTTGACCCTGCTGTTCCGGTTCATGCGCCCCCTGGTCGAACACGGCCACGTCTACCTGTCCTGCCCCCCGCTCTACAAACTCAAATGGCAGCGCAGCGAACCCGAATTCGCCTACTCCGACCGCGAACGCGACGCCCTGCTCGAACAGGGCCAAGCCGCCGGCAAGAAGATCAACAAAGACGACGGCGTACAACGCTACAAAGGCCTCGGCGAAATGAACCCCAAAGAACTCTGGGAAACCACCATGGACCCCGAGACCCGCCTGCTGCGCCTGGTCACCCTCGACGACGCGGCCGCCGCCGACGAACTGTTCAGCATCCTCATGGGCGAAGACGTCGAAGCCCGCCGCAGCTTCATCACCCGCAACGCCAAAGACGTCCGCTTCCTCGACCTGTAG
- a CDS encoding MFS transporter: MTTSAAAPADVSAHERRITVALFAAGLTTFASMYSAQALLPSLSAAFAATPAHAALAVSLTTGLLALAIVPVSVLSGRFGRTRVMIASAVAASVIGLLLPFSPSLGVLLVGRAVQGLALAGVPAVAMAYLAEEIGAAGLGAAMGVYVAGTSIGGLAGRLIPAFTLEVASWRWGDAAVAVAAALCTVWFVRGLPPSRRFVPQPTGIRSLAADLAGHLRHRTLLPLFGVAFVLMGGFVSVYNFLGYRLIRAPFGLSEATAGLVFVMYLAGTASSTVAGRLADRLGRARVLGVSILTMAAGLALTVPDHLPVLLAGVLLCTAGFFGAHAVASAWVGAAAEGNRAAASSLYLFAYYLGSSLVGGAAGLAYAWHGWAGLAGYVGVLVVLAGALAVVVATAKPARGNSGVCGPASM; this comes from the coding sequence ATGACCACCTCAGCCGCCGCTCCCGCCGATGTCTCGGCCCACGAACGCAGGATCACCGTCGCCCTGTTCGCCGCGGGCCTGACCACCTTCGCCTCGATGTACAGCGCGCAGGCGCTGCTGCCGAGCCTGTCGGCGGCGTTCGCGGCGACCCCGGCGCACGCGGCGCTGGCGGTGTCGCTGACCACGGGCCTGCTGGCGCTGGCGATCGTGCCGGTGAGCGTGCTGTCGGGCCGGTTCGGGCGGACCCGGGTGATGATCGCGTCGGCGGTGGCGGCCAGCGTGATCGGGCTGCTGCTGCCGTTCAGCCCGTCGCTGGGGGTGCTGCTGGTCGGGCGGGCGGTGCAGGGCCTGGCGCTGGCCGGGGTGCCCGCGGTCGCGATGGCGTATCTGGCCGAGGAGATCGGGGCGGCGGGGCTCGGTGCGGCGATGGGCGTGTATGTCGCGGGGACCAGTATCGGCGGGCTGGCCGGGCGGCTGATTCCGGCGTTCACGCTGGAGGTGGCGTCGTGGCGGTGGGGTGACGCGGCCGTGGCGGTGGCGGCGGCGCTGTGCACGGTCTGGTTCGTGCGCGGCCTGCCGCCGTCGCGGCGGTTCGTCCCGCAGCCGACCGGAATCCGTTCGCTGGCAGCCGATCTCGCCGGTCATCTGCGGCATCGCACGCTGCTGCCGCTGTTCGGGGTGGCGTTCGTGCTGATGGGCGGGTTCGTGTCGGTCTACAACTTCCTGGGGTATCGGCTGATCCGCGCGCCGTTCGGATTGTCCGAGGCCACAGCGGGTTTGGTGTTCGTCATGTATCTGGCGGGAACGGCCTCCTCGACCGTCGCCGGGCGGCTGGCCGATCGACTGGGCCGCGCCCGCGTACTGGGTGTCTCGATTCTCACCATGGCCGCGGGGCTGGCGCTGACCGTCCCCGACCACCTGCCGGTGCTTCTGGCGGGCGTACTGCTGTGCACCGCAGGCTTTTTCGGGGCGCACGCGGTGGCCAGCGCCTGGGTCGGCGCCGCCGCCGAGGGTAACCGGGCGGCCGCCTCGTCGCTGTATCTGTTCGCCTACTACCTGGGTAGCTCGCTGGTGGGCGGCGCGGCGGGGCTGGCCTATGCCTGGCACGGCTGGGCCGGTCTCGCGGGGTATGTGGGGGTGCTGGTGGTGCTCGCCGGTGCGCTGGCCGTGGTGGTCGCCACCGCGAAACCGGCTCGCGGCAATTCGGGAGTTTGCGGCCCAGCGTCCATGTGA